A window of the Candidatus Hydrogenedentota bacterium genome harbors these coding sequences:
- a CDS encoding beta-galactosidase has product MGVFSCVTVGGVLAAMALAAPDPSPALVREEVLFDFSGGKAPEQTTLNAAKTRPASRNEGGLEVCFGLVEWPHIMFNAPPELWDWSAFSGIGVRVYNPTKDSVDFSLRLDNAGADGWQACNNAAAAVGPGRTQTLEMRFNTGEPEPLWGMRGVPKMPPRGEGAVIDPAKITAFQVFVPRPQQEHTLILEKVWLFGWDGSLAGIPMPFINRFGQYMLEDWPGKLKDEKEFSERAAAERDAWEKAPMLPERDRFGGWAGGPQLEGTGWFRTEKVNGKWWLVTPEGRLFLSIGMDCVGTWEVTFVEKREPWFEWLPAADDPDFGGFYGHNSGAHSMADTIGGEGKTFSFYRANLFRKYGPEWPERWRDSVYPRLKHWGFNTIANWSQGDVLEKSDMPYVVSSGLWGVPKIEGARGYWAKMMDVYDDAFETAAEKTAADLAKSHGGNPLCIGYFVDNELAWEGIKLGTLASPPEQPARKALVAMLREKYADIAALNAAWGTNAADWDHLESPGDKSAAAQADLSEYLHRFALRYFQTIQNAVRKHAPNQLYLGCRFAGAPDEAVRAAAEVVDVVSFNLYYREIPRDKWTDLMDRPAIIGEFHFGALDRGMFHTGLVRTKDQNERAESYAKYLRSVAEHPLFVGCHWFQYVDEPATGRWFDGENYNIGFLDATDTPYPELVESARKVHGEVYKIRFGE; this is encoded by the coding sequence ATGGGTGTGTTTTCATGCGTGACAGTGGGGGGTGTTTTGGCGGCCATGGCACTGGCCGCCCCGGACCCAAGCCCCGCCCTAGTCCGGGAGGAGGTCCTGTTTGACTTCTCCGGGGGAAAAGCGCCGGAACAGACCACGCTCAACGCCGCCAAGACACGCCCCGCATCCCGGAACGAGGGCGGGCTGGAGGTGTGCTTTGGCCTGGTGGAGTGGCCCCACATCATGTTCAACGCGCCGCCGGAACTCTGGGACTGGTCCGCCTTTTCGGGCATCGGGGTGCGGGTTTACAATCCAACAAAAGACTCCGTGGACTTTTCCCTGCGCCTGGACAACGCGGGGGCGGACGGATGGCAGGCCTGCAACAACGCCGCCGCCGCCGTGGGGCCGGGCCGCACCCAGACCCTGGAGATGCGCTTCAACACCGGAGAGCCCGAGCCGCTGTGGGGCATGCGCGGCGTGCCGAAGATGCCGCCCCGGGGCGAGGGCGCGGTCATAGACCCGGCCAAAATCACCGCATTCCAGGTCTTCGTTCCCCGTCCCCAGCAGGAGCACACGCTGATACTGGAGAAGGTGTGGCTCTTCGGCTGGGACGGCAGTTTGGCGGGCATCCCCATGCCCTTCATCAACCGCTTCGGGCAGTACATGCTGGAGGACTGGCCGGGGAAACTGAAGGATGAAAAAGAGTTTTCAGAACGCGCCGCCGCCGAGCGCGACGCATGGGAAAAAGCGCCCATGCTCCCCGAACGGGACCGGTTCGGCGGGTGGGCCGGCGGGCCGCAACTGGAGGGCACGGGCTGGTTCCGCACGGAGAAAGTGAACGGGAAATGGTGGCTGGTCACCCCGGAGGGGCGGCTGTTTCTCTCCATCGGCATGGACTGCGTCGGCACCTGGGAGGTCACCTTCGTTGAAAAGCGCGAGCCCTGGTTTGAGTGGCTGCCCGCGGCCGACGACCCGGACTTTGGCGGCTTTTACGGGCACAACAGCGGCGCGCACAGCATGGCGGACACCATCGGCGGCGAGGGGAAGACCTTCAGTTTTTACCGGGCCAACCTGTTCCGCAAGTACGGCCCGGAATGGCCGGAGCGGTGGCGGGATAGCGTGTATCCGCGCCTGAAGCACTGGGGCTTCAACACCATCGCCAACTGGAGCCAGGGCGATGTGCTGGAAAAAAGCGACATGCCCTATGTCGTGTCCTCCGGCCTGTGGGGGGTGCCCAAAATCGAGGGGGCCAGGGGCTACTGGGCCAAGATGATGGATGTGTATGACGACGCCTTCGAGACCGCCGCGGAGAAGACGGCCGCCGATCTTGCCAAGTCCCACGGGGGAAACCCGCTCTGCATCGGCTACTTTGTGGACAACGAGCTCGCCTGGGAGGGCATCAAGTTGGGCACCCTCGCCAGCCCGCCGGAGCAGCCCGCGCGAAAGGCCCTGGTGGCCATGCTCCGGGAGAAATACGCCGACATCGCCGCGCTGAACGCCGCCTGGGGCACCAACGCCGCGGACTGGGATCATCTGGAGTCGCCGGGTGACAAGAGCGCCGCCGCCCAGGCGGACCTGTCGGAATACCTGCACCGTTTCGCCCTGCGCTATTTCCAGACCATCCAGAACGCGGTTCGGAAACACGCACCGAACCAGTTGTACCTGGGCTGCCGCTTTGCGGGCGCGCCGGACGAGGCGGTGCGCGCCGCGGCGGAAGTGGTGGACGTGGTGTCCTTCAATCTGTACTACCGAGAGATTCCCCGCGACAAGTGGACGGACCTCATGGACAGGCCCGCCATCATCGGCGAGTTCCATTTCGGCGCCCTGGACCGGGGCATGTTCCACACGGGCCTGGTCCGGACAAAGGACCAGAACGAGCGGGCCGAGTCCTACGCGAAATACCTGAGAAGCGTCGCGGAACATCCCCTTTTCGTCGGCTGCCACTGGTTCCAGTATGTGGACGAGCCGGCCACGGGCCGCTGGTTCGACGGGGAAAACTACAACATCGGCTTCTTGGATGCCACCGACACCCCCTATCCGGAACTGGTGGAGTCCGCCCGGAAGGTCCATGGCGAAGTGTACAAAATCCGGTTTGGGGAGTAG